The stretch of DNA GGGATTGAGCCAGTCTCGACTTGGCTTAGCCTCTTTACGCGTCAAAATTTCCACCGTTTGTCCGGTGGACAACGGCGTCGTCAGTGGCACCATTCGCCCATTGACTTTGGCGCCAACACAGTGATGGCCAATTTCCGTATGCACATGATAAGCGAAGTCCAGAGGTGTCGAACCGGGCGGCAAATCGAGCACACGCCCTTCCGGCGTAAAAACAAAGACGCGTTCGTCTTCAACGCTTTGTTCGAACTGGCGCATAATTTGATCGGTGCTGGCCAATTCTTTCTGCCAAGCCAACAACTGGCGCAGCCAGGCAACCTTTCTTTCCGCCGCGTCATCACCACGACTGCTTTTGCCTTCTTTGTAGCGCCAATGCGCCGCAACACCATGTTCAGACTCTTGATGCATCCGGAACGTGCGGATCTGGACTTCTAGCGCCTTTTGTTCCGGGCCAATGACTGCAGTATGGATCGAACGATATCCATTGGGTTTCGGGGTGGCGATATAGTCATCGAACTCTTTTGGGATGTGCGGCCATAAGGTATGCACAATACCAAGCACCGTATAGCAATCGGCAATTTTGGGCACCAAAACGCGCACCGCACGCGCATCATAAATTTCCTCAAAGCTCACGCCTTTACGTTGCATTTTCCGCCATATCGAATAAATGTGCTTGGCGCGACCCGCAATTTCCGCTTGAATTCCGTATTTATCGATTTCCCGCTTGAGAATCGCGATGACCTGATTGATATAACGCTCACGATCAATGCGTCGTGCCGCCAGCTTCTTGGCGATGTCACGATAGGCCTCGGGATTAAGTTGTCGAAAGGCGAGATCCTCAAGTTCCCATTTAATCTGACCAATGCCCAGACGATTGGCAAGCGGCGCATAGATATCCATGGTTTCCTGAGCAATGGATCGCGCAGTGGCTTCATCAAGGTACTTGCACAATCGAAGCATTTGCAGCCGGCGCGCCAGTTTGATCATCACCACTCGAGTGTCATCCACCATCGCCAATAACATCTTGCGCAAGTTTTCAACTTCTTCGGCGCTCAAGATGTGACTTTGGTGATCCGTTTGCAGCGCACGGATAGCCTGCATTCGTTGCGTGCCTTCGACCAGTCGTTTGACTTCCTTGCCCAGTTTGTGTTGTACGCGGTCGAGTGCCAAGTGACCATATTCCACGGAAGGAAACACGATGGCGGCCGTGAGTGTCGGTGTATCCATTTGCAAGGTCGCCAAGATTTCCGCCATGGCGAGCCCATGCTCAAGTACATTCTCCCCCTCCGGCACCCTTGGTTCATCCGGCAACGAAGCGGCCAAATCAATGGCACCCACCAGCTGTCGCATTTGCGATGGTTCGCGATGCACATTTATCCGAGAAAGCCAACGCTCAATGTCAAGCGCGCCATCTTCGGTTCTCGGATACGCATCACTGACCGTGACCATGCGTCACTTCTCCCGTTCAAACACAGCCATTGACTCGACATGTGCCGTTTGCGGAAACATATCCATGATCCCCGCTGCCACAAGTCGGTAACCATTACTGACCAACAGACCAGCATCCCTTGCCAGTGTGCTTGGTTGACATGACACATACACGATGCGCTTCGGCTTTGTCTCGATCAGATGTTGACAGACTTCCAGCGCACCGCTTCGCGGCGGGTCAAGCAAGACTTTATCGATCCGAGACACGCCCCAACCGGCCAAATCAAACGACTGTGTCAGATCAGCCGAATAAAAGTCCAGATTGGTCAGCCCGTTCAAACGTGCATTTTCATACGCTCGTTCGGTCATTGCCGCGCTTCCCTCGACCCCAATCACACGAGCTGCACGTGTGGCAAGTGGCAAACTAAAGTTACCAAGCCCGCAAAACAGATCGAGCACGACTTCGTCTTGTCTGGGCGCCAGTAGCTCAACAGCCTGTCGCGTCATCTGGCGATTGATGTCATGATTGACCTGCGTAAAGTCACTAGGGTGAAACGCCAACCTAAGATCAAAATCGGGAAGATCATAATACAGACGTTCCGGCCCAGGCTGTGGCCACAAGCGATGAATTGTGTCTGGCCCTTTTGGCTGCAAATAAATATCGAACCCATTAGCTTTGCCAAATTCGATCAGATGCTCACAATCCTGGTCCGTCAGTGGTCGCAAGTGCCGAAAAATTAACGCACGCCC from Gammaproteobacteria bacterium encodes:
- a CDS encoding bifunctional (p)ppGpp synthetase/guanosine-3',5'-bis(diphosphate) 3'-pyrophosphohydrolase, which translates into the protein MVTVSDAYPRTEDGALDIERWLSRINVHREPSQMRQLVGAIDLAASLPDEPRVPEGENVLEHGLAMAEILATLQMDTPTLTAAIVFPSVEYGHLALDRVQHKLGKEVKRLVEGTQRMQAIRALQTDHQSHILSAEEVENLRKMLLAMVDDTRVVMIKLARRLQMLRLCKYLDEATARSIAQETMDIYAPLANRLGIGQIKWELEDLAFRQLNPEAYRDIAKKLAARRIDRERYINQVIAILKREIDKYGIQAEIAGRAKHIYSIWRKMQRKGVSFEEIYDARAVRVLVPKIADCYTVLGIVHTLWPHIPKEFDDYIATPKPNGYRSIHTAVIGPEQKALEVQIRTFRMHQESEHGVAAHWRYKEGKSSRGDDAAERKVAWLRQLLAWQKELASTDQIMRQFEQSVEDERVFVFTPEGRVLDLPPGSTPLDFAYHVHTEIGHHCVGAKVNGRMVPLTTPLSTGQTVEILTRKEAKPSRDWLNPSAGYLRSHRARQKVAQWFRRQEKTAHIARGREMLERAMTNRGLSGVSLQGVAEKLNLK
- the rlmD gene encoding 23S rRNA (uracil(1939)-C(5))-methyltransferase RlmD, which gives rise to MSRRKPWRNKELALDIVDLTHDGRGVGRSEGKAVFVDNALPGEHVKARLKMRQRSFDIAIAEEIAQPSPDRVAPRCAHFLVCGGCALQHLDHEAQLKHKQTLLARQFEHFGGVKPERWLSPLTGPQWGYRRKARLAVKDVPGKGRVLVGFRERFSHFVAEIEQCHVLHPSVGEQLPTLAALVASLSVRQRLPQIEVAVGDEGRALIFRHLRPLTDQDCEHLIEFGKANGFDIYLQPKGPDTIHRLWPQPGPERLYYDLPDFDLRLAFHPSDFTQVNHDINRQMTRQAVELLAPRQDEVVLDLFCGLGNFSLPLATRAARVIGVEGSAAMTERAYENARLNGLTNLDFYSADLTQSFDLAGWGVSRIDKVLLDPPRSGALEVCQHLIETKPKRIVYVSCQPSTLARDAGLLVSNGYRLVAAGIMDMFPQTAHVESMAVFEREK